A stretch of Fusibacter sp. A1 DNA encodes these proteins:
- a CDS encoding UPF0182 family protein, with product MNKRQRLFSIIIGIAVLLMIFSRTIIDFFIDYQWFSDLGFTDTFLVKLFAYLKIGLPLWIITAVGFSIYFIWVEKQYFRLVHVLVDVKNRQNKSYKKSSVVAATLLTLLLSIMVTSNMWFDILKYFNATSFGSTDPLFNTDIGFYVFKLPLYNQLLGYSVMYIIILAIATVLINVFLMGVKPPTDIDFTEFQNVHTIGDLKGFARKGIIQSLIIKLGVFGVMVFLLLAVHYWLEGYQLLYSTRGVAYGASYTDITISLLGYRVQAVVSLLGAITFLIGLLRKKYKMMLSGPALLFIVSFGFGVVSLFVQNFIVEPDEISKEREFLEYNIAYTQEAFNLGVIDELEYPVTTDLTLDTLEQNKEVIDNIRINDYRPLKQTYNQIQGIRLYYEFSDIDVDRYYLDGSYTQVFLSAREMNLEKLQVQTWQNRHIKFTHGYGVALSPVNSVNTNGQPELLIKNIPPVSSTSIEITQPEIYFGELTNDYIIVGTSEKEFDYPKGSDNQETLYTGDAGLKMNFMNRVFFAVHEGDFRILVSSIIDSDSKIIIRRNIMERLRTIAPFMVYDDNPYIVVDDETGKLFWIVDAYTVSSEYPYSQPFDNSKTNYIRNSVKVVIDAYTGETNFYVFDDEDPIIKTYQQIFSDLYKQKSEFPTGLMAHIRYPKNLFRIQAEVFRKYHVTNPSVFYNGEDIWDIGTEIYMNANEAQAAEPNYAMFKIPEEEKLEFLLTLPYTPKDKPNMTSLFVARNDGDNYGKLFIYKFPKDRTITGPAMLESKIDQDSTISPQLTLWSQKGSAVLRGNILIVPIDGNLLYIEPIYLQADNQESLPEMKQVIVSYDDAIVMEETLDKALAKIFGSEYTVEDLKEEESISEIGDETLKMLMEEAFELYNSTQRELDDLKDVLERIEDALNGQEDAVEEETEPDSTPDENN from the coding sequence ATGAATAAAAGACAAAGGCTATTTAGCATAATCATTGGTATTGCAGTGCTTCTAATGATTTTTTCAAGAACAATCATTGACTTTTTCATCGATTACCAGTGGTTTTCGGATTTAGGATTCACAGACACTTTTTTGGTTAAACTATTCGCATACTTGAAGATCGGTCTGCCGCTATGGATTATCACAGCTGTCGGGTTTTCGATCTATTTCATTTGGGTTGAAAAACAGTACTTCAGGTTGGTGCATGTGCTTGTCGATGTCAAGAACAGACAGAACAAGTCTTATAAGAAATCCTCGGTGGTTGCGGCCACTTTGCTGACCTTGCTTTTGTCCATCATGGTCACAAGCAACATGTGGTTTGATATACTCAAATACTTCAACGCCACGAGTTTCGGATCCACAGATCCGCTTTTCAACACAGACATAGGATTTTATGTGTTCAAGTTGCCGCTTTACAACCAGCTGTTGGGCTATTCGGTGATGTACATCATCATCCTTGCGATCGCCACAGTGCTGATCAACGTGTTCCTGATGGGTGTGAAGCCGCCTACGGATATCGATTTTACCGAATTTCAGAATGTGCACACCATCGGAGACCTAAAGGGGTTTGCACGTAAGGGCATCATCCAGAGCCTGATCATCAAACTTGGCGTGTTCGGCGTCATGGTCTTCTTGCTCCTTGCAGTCCATTACTGGCTTGAAGGCTATCAACTCCTCTATTCGACAAGGGGTGTGGCCTACGGCGCAAGTTATACGGATATCACGATATCGCTACTGGGCTATAGGGTCCAGGCGGTCGTATCGCTACTGGGTGCGATCACGTTCCTGATAGGTCTTCTTAGGAAGAAATACAAGATGATGCTGTCGGGTCCGGCGCTTCTGTTTATCGTCAGTTTCGGATTCGGAGTCGTGAGTCTATTCGTTCAGAACTTTATCGTCGAGCCGGATGAGATTTCAAAGGAAAGAGAGTTCCTGGAATACAATATCGCCTATACGCAAGAAGCTTTCAACCTAGGCGTGATCGATGAACTCGAGTATCCTGTGACCACAGACCTGACGCTCGACACACTAGAACAAAACAAGGAAGTTATCGACAATATCAGAATCAATGACTACAGACCGCTCAAACAGACCTACAATCAGATTCAGGGTATCAGATTGTACTACGAGTTCAGCGACATAGATGTGGATAGATATTATCTGGACGGCAGTTATACACAGGTCTTCCTGTCCGCACGTGAAATGAATCTTGAAAAACTGCAAGTACAGACTTGGCAGAACAGACATATCAAGTTCACACATGGTTACGGGGTCGCGCTGTCGCCTGTAAACTCGGTGAATACGAACGGTCAGCCCGAGCTGCTTATCAAAAACATTCCACCGGTTTCTTCAACGAGCATTGAGATCACGCAGCCTGAGATCTACTTCGGCGAACTGACCAATGACTATATCATTGTTGGAACTAGTGAAAAGGAGTTCGACTATCCTAAGGGTTCTGACAATCAGGAAACTTTGTATACAGGTGATGCGGGACTTAAGATGAACTTCATGAACCGTGTGTTTTTCGCTGTGCACGAGGGTGACTTCAGAATACTCGTATCAAGTATCATAGACAGCGACAGCAAGATCATTATCAGAAGAAATATCATGGAACGCCTAAGAACGATCGCACCTTTCATGGTATATGACGACAATCCGTATATCGTCGTGGATGATGAGACGGGTAAGTTGTTCTGGATCGTCGATGCCTATACCGTAAGTTCCGAGTATCCCTATTCGCAACCTTTTGACAATTCAAAGACAAATTACATCAGAAACAGTGTGAAGGTAGTGATAGACGCCTATACCGGTGAGACGAACTTCTACGTGTTCGATGATGAGGATCCGATCATCAAAACCTACCAGCAGATATTCTCTGATCTTTACAAACAGAAATCGGAGTTCCCTACTGGGTTGATGGCACATATCCGCTATCCGAAGAATCTGTTTAGAATTCAAGCGGAAGTCTTTAGAAAGTATCATGTGACAAATCCTTCTGTATTTTATAACGGTGAGGACATCTGGGACATCGGAACGGAGATCTACATGAATGCGAACGAAGCGCAGGCGGCGGAGCCGAACTACGCGATGTTCAAGATCCCTGAAGAAGAAAAATTGGAGTTCCTCTTGACGCTTCCTTACACGCCAAAGGATAAACCCAACATGACCTCTTTGTTTGTCGCAAGAAACGACGGAGACAATTACGGCAAGCTGTTCATCTACAAGTTCCCTAAAGATAGGACAATAACGGGTCCTGCCATGCTCGAATCGAAAATCGACCAGGATTCCACGATATCACCTCAACTGACGCTTTGGTCCCAGAAGGGGTCGGCTGTGCTAAGAGGGAATATCCTTATCGTACCGATCGATGGAAATCTCTTGTATATCGAGCCGATCTACCTACAGGCTGACAACCAGGAGTCTCTTCCTGAAATGAAACAGGTCATCGTTTCTTATGATGATGCTATCGTGATGGAAGAGACGCTTGATAAGGCGCTTGCAAAAATATTCGGCTCGGAATATACCGTAGAAGACCTAAAAGAAGAGGAAAGCATTTCTGAAATCGGCGATGAGACACTCAAGATGCTTATGGAAGAAGCGTTTGAACTGTACAACAGTACACAAAGAGAACTTGATGATCTAAAGGATGTTCTAGAACGAATCGAGGATGCGCTGAACGGTCAAGAAGATGCTGTTGAAGAGGAAACCGAACCGGATTCCACTCCCGATGAAAATAATTAA
- a CDS encoding serine/threonine protein kinase, with product MKALLSRGQRITGAKQTYRVGAFLGSGGQGEVYEAIGPTKSYAIKWYFGPMATPEQKRILEKLVAIGPPNNRFLWPLEIVTSPSVKGFGYIMPIRSKRYKSIVDLMKRKAEPSFYTLIISAIQMVDCFDRLHKKGLCYRDISFGNVFFDDRTGDVLICDNDNITSEKEPNKSVLGTPRFMAPEIVRGDKMPDIKTDLFSLSVLLFYMFMIHHPLEGKLEASIKCFDLPAMKRLYGDRPVFIYDPIMRSNRPVEGLHDNAIAFWKVYPEFFKDAFTQNFTKGLRNRDSRLLEEQWLKLLIRLKNGLMFCTCGAENFYDHTHLSTSGLAKECWACGKKLELPARMRVGSAVVMLNFNTKLYAHQLIEKQEIDFKHILGMVTKHPTQVGVWGLKNMSSDTWQVTTKTGRLQSVPHGKSCTLDDGIQIQMGQISAQIKR from the coding sequence ATGAAGGCATTATTATCAAGAGGACAACGCATCACAGGTGCGAAACAAACCTATAGAGTTGGAGCGTTTTTAGGATCTGGTGGACAAGGTGAGGTCTATGAAGCGATAGGACCTACAAAATCCTATGCGATCAAATGGTACTTCGGGCCGATGGCCACACCGGAGCAGAAGAGGATACTCGAAAAACTGGTGGCGATAGGCCCCCCCAACAACAGATTCCTGTGGCCGCTTGAGATAGTGACCTCACCGAGTGTGAAGGGCTTTGGTTACATCATGCCCATCAGAAGCAAACGATACAAATCGATTGTGGATCTGATGAAAAGAAAAGCGGAACCAAGCTTTTATACCCTGATCATCTCGGCGATACAGATGGTCGACTGTTTTGACAGGCTACATAAGAAGGGACTATGCTATAGGGACATCTCTTTTGGAAATGTGTTTTTCGACGACCGTACAGGAGATGTGCTGATCTGCGACAATGACAATATCACCTCTGAAAAGGAACCCAACAAGAGTGTTCTCGGAACACCGAGATTTATGGCTCCGGAAATCGTCAGAGGCGATAAGATGCCCGACATTAAAACCGACTTGTTTTCACTGAGCGTGCTGCTATTTTACATGTTTATGATCCACCATCCCCTAGAGGGAAAGCTGGAGGCGAGCATCAAGTGCTTTGACTTGCCTGCGATGAAAAGACTCTACGGTGACAGACCGGTCTTTATCTATGACCCGATCATGAGAAGCAACCGGCCTGTTGAGGGACTGCATGACAATGCGATCGCCTTTTGGAAAGTGTACCCCGAGTTCTTTAAGGACGCCTTCACACAGAATTTTACAAAAGGACTTCGCAATAGGGACTCAAGGCTATTGGAGGAACAGTGGCTGAAACTCCTTATCAGGCTGAAAAACGGCCTCATGTTCTGCACATGCGGCGCTGAAAACTTTTACGATCATACCCACCTTTCGACAAGCGGACTCGCAAAGGAATGCTGGGCCTGCGGCAAGAAGCTTGAGCTGCCTGCCAGAATGAGGGTGGGATCGGCAGTTGTGATGCTCAACTTCAACACCAAATTATATGCGCATCAGCTGATTGAAAAGCAAGAGATCGATTTTAAACATATCCTAGGCATGGTGACGAAACATCCGACTCAAGTCGGAGTCTGGGGACTGAAAAACATGTCGAGCGACACATGGCAGGTCACCACAAAAACAGGAAGGCTGCAATCGGTACCGCACGGTAAAAGTTGTACGCTAGACGATGGAATTCAAATTCAAATGGGGCAGATAAGTGCCCAAATAAAACGATAG
- a CDS encoding tellurium resistance protein — MTVIRPGGELSTRPLHFIFVADCSTSMKNHGKMDALNLAIREAIPHMRRVAEENPNAEVLVRAVKFGSGAQWHIEEPTPVDEFEWKDLEPFGVTDMGKAFDLLSEALAIPPMSERALPPVLVLVSDGQPTDKYQESLDRLLSLPWGTKAVKLSVAIGKSASHRVLQAFINSDQIKVLQADRAEELVEYIKWASTAVLKAASSPASQMATDELVNVALPQIPDDFWEDLSINVEDVW; from the coding sequence ATGACTGTAATCAGACCTGGTGGAGAACTATCTACAAGACCGCTGCATTTCATTTTTGTAGCCGACTGTTCCACATCGATGAAAAACCACGGAAAGATGGACGCGCTCAATTTAGCGATTAGAGAAGCGATACCGCATATGAGAAGAGTCGCCGAGGAAAATCCGAATGCCGAGGTTCTTGTTAGGGCTGTCAAGTTCGGATCGGGAGCCCAGTGGCATATTGAAGAACCGACACCTGTTGACGAGTTCGAATGGAAGGACTTAGAGCCGTTCGGCGTCACGGACATGGGCAAGGCGTTCGACCTGTTGTCAGAGGCGCTTGCGATTCCACCGATGTCTGAAAGGGCGCTTCCGCCAGTACTCGTGCTGGTTTCTGATGGTCAGCCGACAGATAAGTATCAGGAAAGCCTAGACCGCTTGCTTTCACTGCCTTGGGGCACAAAAGCCGTAAAACTGTCGGTAGCGATCGGCAAATCGGCAAGCCATAGGGTCTTGCAGGCCTTTATCAACTCAGATCAGATCAAAGTACTTCAGGCGGACCGCGCCGAGGAACTTGTCGAATATATCAAATGGGCTTCAACAGCGGTCCTTAAGGCTGCCTCCTCTCCAGCATCACAGATGGCGACAGATGAGCTAGTGAATGTGGCGCTGCCTCAAATACCGGATGATTTTTGGGAGGACCTGTCCATCAATGTAGAGGATGTCTGGTAA
- a CDS encoding PP2C family serine/threonine-protein phosphatase, with protein sequence MSWDVVKGSVIGPSHIKSGLPNQDAFSYEEDNGVHLVGVADGHGSSSCFRSHIGSRLATEAVIRQAKPLSAEKLDALDEESAYAFTRKWGEKVLKAWVKDVLSHLRENPFTQSEVDGLDDKGRRALGKNALLAYGATLIAVIITPNRILGYNLGDGDLLVAHGRKVICTVYKDDDTIGNSTYSLCTSGSMSKLAHLDMTTEDLDWIMIATDGYRNSFKNEKGFYKVGKDLHKLYRKHGLEVIEKHFEGWLHETTQGGSGDDLTSLVFFKNT encoded by the coding sequence ATGAGCTGGGACGTGGTGAAGGGCAGTGTGATCGGCCCTTCGCACATCAAATCGGGACTGCCGAATCAGGACGCTTTTTCTTACGAAGAGGACAATGGCGTTCATCTGGTCGGTGTCGCTGACGGACATGGCTCAAGTTCGTGTTTTAGGAGCCATATCGGATCGAGACTTGCGACAGAAGCCGTCATCCGTCAGGCGAAACCGCTTAGCGCTGAAAAACTGGATGCTCTCGACGAGGAGTCGGCATATGCCTTTACAAGAAAATGGGGCGAAAAGGTCTTGAAGGCCTGGGTGAAGGATGTCCTTTCGCACCTTAGGGAAAACCCCTTCACGCAAAGCGAAGTGGACGGATTGGATGATAAGGGAAGACGCGCTCTTGGAAAGAATGCGCTGCTTGCCTATGGGGCGACACTGATCGCTGTGATCATCACGCCTAATAGAATACTTGGCTACAATCTTGGCGATGGGGATCTTCTTGTGGCACATGGCAGAAAAGTAATCTGCACCGTCTACAAAGATGACGATACCATCGGCAACTCCACATATTCCCTGTGTACAAGCGGTTCGATGTCAAAGCTTGCCCACCTTGATATGACGACAGAGGATCTTGACTGGATCATGATCGCGACGGATGGGTATCGGAACTCCTTTAAGAACGAAAAGGGATTTTACAAAGTAGGCAAGGACCTGCATAAGCTCTATAGGAAGCATGGGCTCGAAGTAATCGAGAAACACTTTGAAGGATGGTTGCATGAAACCACACAAGGCGGAAGCGGTGATGACCTGACCTCGCTTGTGTTTTTCAAAAATACATGA
- the glsA gene encoding glutaminase A, which translates to MRKYLEHLVEVTEPLTMDGHVASYIPELKKANKSDVAIVVVDKYNQRTMAGCYDKRFTIQSVSKIITLIYALETYGEDVVFTRIGMEQTADPFNSIIKLETKSHKPLNPLINAGAIATVGLIVEKEGDKAFEKLHAFTQMLAQDELITLNEDVFASELETGDINRSLAYFQKGKGNITANIDDVLEVYFKMCSLNVTAVNIAQIAVALALNGKVESEQYYSRRTAWITKAIMTTCGMYDGSGKFAVEVGLPAKSGVGGAILCCVPGQMGIGTFGPSLDEKGNSVAGMEMLKRLSHKFDLSMF; encoded by the coding sequence ATGAGAAAATACTTGGAGCACTTGGTGGAAGTCACCGAACCGTTAACCATGGATGGACATGTGGCGTCCTATATTCCAGAACTGAAAAAGGCGAATAAGTCGGATGTTGCTATTGTCGTGGTCGACAAATACAATCAGCGTACGATGGCAGGCTGTTATGATAAACGATTTACCATTCAAAGCGTCTCAAAAATAATCACACTGATCTACGCACTTGAAACCTATGGTGAGGATGTTGTGTTCACCCGCATCGGTATGGAACAAACGGCTGATCCTTTCAACTCGATCATCAAGCTAGAAACAAAATCGCATAAGCCGCTTAATCCCCTAATCAATGCGGGAGCGATCGCTACCGTTGGACTGATCGTCGAAAAAGAGGGAGACAAGGCCTTTGAAAAGCTCCATGCCTTTACTCAGATGCTTGCTCAGGATGAACTGATCACGCTCAATGAAGACGTGTTCGCATCCGAACTTGAAACCGGCGATATCAATCGGTCGCTCGCCTACTTCCAAAAAGGCAAGGGGAATATCACCGCAAATATAGATGACGTTTTAGAGGTCTACTTCAAGATGTGCTCTTTAAACGTCACCGCTGTCAACATCGCACAGATCGCAGTGGCGCTGGCACTCAATGGAAAAGTGGAGAGCGAGCAGTACTACTCGAGAAGAACCGCTTGGATCACAAAAGCCATCATGACGACTTGCGGCATGTACGACGGTTCGGGAAAATTCGCTGTCGAGGTGGGTCTTCCCGCGAAATCAGGCGTGGGCGGTGCGATTCTCTGCTGCGTTCCTGGACAGATGGGCATCGGCACCTTCGGACCTTCACTCGATGAGAAAGGCAACTCGGTAGCCGGTATGGAAATGTTAAAGCGCCTTTCGCATAAATTCGATCTCAGCATGTTTTAG
- the fusA gene encoding elongation factor G produces MKSYPVDKIRNVALLGHGGCGKTSLVESILFTLKETKRLGKVDDGTTVSDYDKEEIARKFSIGTSVIPLEFHDHKYNLLDTPGYFDFQGEVNSALRVAGGAIIVVDGSGGVEVGTEKAWRATEERNMPKLIFVNKMDKENIKFQALIEEMKEKLGKKIAPFEIPMYKDDHFNGYIDVVDHKARCFNGTQVIDCEIPAEYEEQIRPLYDMLVEAVAESDEKLLEKFFEGEAFTKKEIHDGLRKGVITGNIVPVLVGSTELNVGIRNMLDLAYEYLPTPQEMHDGKYEGVHPDTEEEEIRTVEDGQPFSAMVFKTIVDPFVGKISLFKVYSGSIRKDMEVLNSTKDEKERITNLFLLRGKNQLDVDHVGAGDIGAVAKLQHTQTGDTLCDMANPIKYHGIRYPEPCLFMAVEPKDKKDEDKIGSAIHKLLEEDPSFSIERNRETHQMLVGGQGVMQLQVLTAKLKNIFGVSVDLVDQKIAYRETIKGMADVQGKHKKQSGGSGQYGDVHIKFMPSKEEFEFAQEVVGGSVPKQYIPAVEKGLREAVAKGVLAGFPVVNIKAVLYDGSYHAVDSNENAFKMAASLAFKKGMQEAKSVLLEPVMHVEVSIPDDYMGDIMGDMNKRRGRILGMEQAGGGFQKVVAEAPQSELFTYATDLRSMTQARGSFVMRFERYDEVPAQLASKIIEEAKEEDH; encoded by the coding sequence ATGAAATCTTATCCAGTTGACAAAATCAGGAATGTTGCATTGCTCGGGCACGGTGGGTGTGGAAAGACTAGCCTCGTTGAATCGATTCTTTTCACACTCAAAGAAACAAAGCGATTAGGCAAAGTTGACGATGGGACTACAGTTTCTGATTATGACAAAGAGGAAATAGCTAGAAAATTCTCGATAGGGACTTCGGTTATTCCACTTGAATTTCATGATCATAAGTACAACCTTTTAGATACGCCAGGTTATTTCGATTTCCAAGGTGAAGTCAATTCTGCTTTGAGGGTTGCCGGTGGCGCGATTATAGTTGTAGACGGTTCTGGCGGAGTAGAAGTCGGTACTGAAAAGGCATGGAGAGCGACAGAAGAAAGAAATATGCCAAAGCTTATTTTTGTAAATAAGATGGATAAGGAAAACATTAAGTTCCAAGCATTGATTGAAGAAATGAAAGAGAAGTTGGGAAAGAAAATCGCACCTTTTGAAATCCCGATGTATAAAGATGATCACTTCAACGGATATATTGACGTTGTTGACCATAAAGCAAGATGTTTCAACGGTACTCAAGTAATCGACTGCGAAATACCGGCAGAATATGAAGAACAGATCAGACCACTTTACGACATGCTTGTAGAAGCGGTCGCTGAGAGTGATGAGAAGCTGCTCGAAAAATTCTTTGAAGGCGAAGCCTTTACAAAAAAAGAAATCCATGACGGCCTAAGAAAAGGCGTCATCACTGGTAATATCGTCCCTGTACTGGTCGGTTCGACAGAACTCAACGTAGGTATCAGAAACATGCTTGACCTTGCCTACGAATATCTACCGACTCCACAGGAGATGCATGATGGAAAATACGAAGGTGTCCATCCTGATACCGAAGAGGAAGAAATAAGAACTGTAGAAGACGGGCAACCGTTCTCGGCGATGGTATTTAAGACGATTGTGGATCCGTTTGTAGGAAAGATCTCCTTGTTCAAAGTGTATTCAGGATCCATAAGAAAAGACATGGAAGTCCTAAATTCCACAAAAGATGAGAAGGAGAGAATCACAAACCTGTTCCTGCTACGAGGTAAGAACCAATTGGATGTCGACCATGTGGGCGCAGGTGATATCGGCGCTGTTGCTAAGCTGCAGCATACTCAGACCGGTGATACCCTTTGCGACATGGCAAATCCTATCAAATACCACGGAATAAGATATCCTGAGCCTTGCCTGTTTATGGCGGTCGAACCTAAGGATAAGAAAGACGAGGATAAGATCGGATCAGCAATCCATAAACTTTTAGAAGAGGATCCTTCGTTCAGCATCGAGCGAAACAGAGAGACCCATCAGATGCTTGTCGGTGGACAAGGCGTCATGCAGCTTCAGGTCTTGACAGCTAAGCTTAAGAACATCTTTGGAGTTTCAGTGGATCTTGTGGATCAAAAAATAGCCTACAGAGAAACCATCAAGGGAATGGCGGATGTACAAGGTAAGCATAAGAAACAATCGGGCGGTTCAGGCCAGTATGGCGATGTCCATATCAAGTTCATGCCTTCTAAGGAGGAGTTCGAGTTCGCTCAGGAAGTTGTCGGCGGTTCTGTTCCTAAACAATACATCCCTGCTGTTGAAAAAGGCTTGAGAGAAGCGGTAGCTAAAGGTGTACTAGCAGGATTCCCTGTAGTCAACATCAAAGCGGTGCTCTACGACGGATCCTACCATGCGGTGGACTCGAACGAGAACGCCTTCAAGATGGCTGCAAGTCTTGCCTTTAAAAAGGGAATGCAAGAAGCAAAGTCTGTCCTATTAGAACCCGTAATGCACGTGGAAGTATCTATTCCAGACGATTACATGGGTGATATCATGGGTGATATGAATAAGCGCCGTGGCAGAATACTCGGTATGGAACAGGCTGGAGGCGGATTCCAAAAGGTAGTCGCTGAAGCACCTCAATCCGAACTGTTCACCTATGCGACTGATTTAAGGTCGATGACGCAGGCGCGCGGAAGCTTTGTCATGAGATTTGAAAGATACGACGAAGTACCTGCACAACTTGCAAGCAAAATCATTGAAGAAGCTAAGGAAGAAGACCACTAA
- a CDS encoding UvrB/UvrC motif-containing protein: MRCEKCNRKEAHVVLRHEQAEKKTLHLCEQCAIASSNLDAGANGPVGVDREMLKTIKEYPLVVNAVYQTQCAKCHLTYTAFKHLGRIGCSECLKSFGNKLIKDLQLKQKYSKHTGDSPEIKLEAQAANVKELSALNRALSEAVEHEDYVEAASLRDRIRDLKSQGGHHA; encoded by the coding sequence ATGCGTTGTGAAAAATGTAATCGAAAAGAAGCGCATGTCGTACTAAGACATGAACAGGCTGAAAAGAAAACACTTCATTTATGCGAGCAGTGTGCGATTGCCTCGTCCAATTTAGATGCCGGCGCCAATGGTCCTGTGGGCGTCGATAGGGAAATGCTCAAGACCATCAAGGAATATCCCTTAGTTGTAAACGCCGTCTATCAGACGCAGTGCGCAAAATGCCATCTAACCTATACCGCTTTCAAACATCTAGGAAGAATCGGCTGCTCCGAATGCCTGAAATCTTTTGGAAATAAGCTTATCAAAGACTTACAGCTGAAACAGAAATATAGTAAACACACAGGTGATTCGCCTGAGATCAAACTCGAGGCCCAGGCAGCGAATGTGAAGGAGCTAAGTGCCTTAAATAGAGCCCTTTCAGAGGCCGTGGAGCATGAGGACTATGTCGAGGCGGCATCGCTCAGGGACAGGATCAGAGACCTGAAGTCGCAAGGAGGTCACCATGCATAG